The sequence below is a genomic window from bacterium.
GATAAAAAAGGCCTTTGAAATAGCCAATACTGCCGGGATGAGTGAAGAAGAGCTGGAAGCACAGTTTAAAAGGCACGATTTTATCTACCTCCAAAAGAATTCCATCGAGTTTGCCTTAAAACAAGGCATAGAACAAGGCATACAGCAAGGACTGGGAAAAGGCAAAAATGAAAAGGCAATAGAGATCGCGAAAACTCTCCTAAGTTTGGGAGATGACATTGAGAAAATATCAAAAGCTACTGGTTTACCAATAGGCGAAGTTAAAAATCTTGCAAATAGAACTTAGCTCCGCCTTCTATTCCTACTCCTCCGCACCTTTGCTCCCTTGTCCCTCTGTTCCCCGCTTCCCGGCTCACTTCACTACGACCAGCCCCTTTCGGAATGGCTCACTCTACCTGCCGTTCAACGTAAGTAGGCCACCAAGCAGCCTTTTTTGAGGCCTTTATCCGAGAGGCTTCTTGAACCGACCATGTCTAGCAATTTTCTTATCCCAAATTTGGTCAGCAATTTATTCAAACTATCTTGATCAGAATATAAAATCCCCTTTTCTTTCATATATTCTTCTGTCTCTTTGGTGAAACCTTCCTTGCTGAAGAACCAGCATATCGCCTTTTCTATCTCTAAGGCCTGACCGGCAATCTGGCACTTCTCCTCAAATTCTTTGACCTCACCCAAACCTGCCTTCTTACCAATCCAATATTTGCTTTCAACAAACCAGGCCAACAATTCCTTTTTGCCGATTATATCAATTTGCACCTCCCTGGAACCAGGCAGACTTAACCTTTTACCTTTTGTCCAGTTAAACCTGGGCAATAAGACCTTTTCATCCGTATTAAAATAGTGGTAACCATCAACCTCTTCACCCGCCCATTTCATCATCAAAAGCTCAATAAATCTTTCAGCCACAATCCCTTTATATTCATCTATTTGTTTAATCTTCTTTTTGTACTCGATAACCTTTTCATCTTCGACCTC
It includes:
- a CDS encoding transposase; the encoded protein is IKKAFEIANTAGMSEEELEAQFKRHDFIYLQKNSIEFALKQGIEQGIQQGLGKGKNEKAIEIAKTLLSLGDDIEKISKATGLPIGEVKNLANRT